In one Pseudomonas sp. 31-12 genomic region, the following are encoded:
- the ppx gene encoding exopolyphosphatase, which produces MPQSQAKNLSLIAAIDLGSNSFHMVVAKAQNGEIRILERLGEKVQLAAGIDEERQLNEESMQRGLDCLKRFAQLINGMPSGAVRIVGTNALREARNRNEFIRRAEEILGHPVEVISGREEARLIYLGVSHTLADTPGKRLVADIGGGSTEFIIGQRFEPLLRESLQMGCVSYTQRYFKDGKITPARYAQAYTAARLEIMSIEHALHRLTWDEAIGSSGTIRAIGLALKAGGHGTGEVNAEGLAWLKRKLMKLGDVEKIDFEGIKPDRRAIFPAGLAILEAIFDALELQRMDHCEGALREGVLYDLLGRHHHEDVRERTLSSLMERYHVDLEQAARVERKALHAFDQVAKDWDLDDGVWRELLGWAAKVHEVGLDIAHYQYHKHGAYLIEHSDLAGFSREDQLMLALLVRGHRRNIPKDRFADFGDDGIKLIRLCVLLRFAILFHHIRGTQEMPQVVLHAKRDSLDVLFPENWLDENQLTQADFALEAEWLTRVSFTLNVR; this is translated from the coding sequence ATGCCGCAATCCCAAGCCAAGAATCTGTCCTTGATCGCCGCAATCGACCTGGGCTCCAACAGCTTTCACATGGTCGTGGCCAAGGCCCAGAACGGCGAAATCCGTATTCTCGAACGTCTCGGGGAGAAGGTGCAGCTGGCCGCCGGCATCGACGAAGAGCGCCAGCTCAACGAAGAATCCATGCAGCGCGGGCTCGATTGCCTGAAGCGTTTTGCCCAACTGATCAACGGTATGCCATCCGGCGCCGTACGGATCGTCGGCACCAACGCCTTGCGTGAAGCCCGCAACCGCAATGAATTCATCCGTCGCGCCGAAGAAATCCTCGGTCACCCGGTGGAAGTCATCTCCGGCCGTGAAGAAGCGCGCCTGATCTACCTCGGCGTGTCCCACACCCTCGCCGACACCCCGGGCAAACGCCTGGTGGCCGACATCGGCGGCGGCAGTACCGAATTCATCATCGGCCAGCGCTTCGAACCGCTGCTGCGCGAAAGCCTGCAAATGGGCTGCGTCAGCTACACCCAGCGCTACTTCAAGGACGGCAAGATCACCCCGGCCCGCTACGCCCAGGCGTACACCGCAGCGCGGCTGGAGATCATGAGCATCGAACACGCCCTGCACCGCCTGACCTGGGATGAAGCCATCGGCTCCTCGGGCACCATCCGCGCCATCGGCCTGGCGCTGAAGGCCGGCGGTCATGGCACAGGCGAGGTCAATGCCGAAGGCCTGGCCTGGCTCAAGCGCAAACTGATGAAGCTGGGCGATGTCGAGAAAATCGACTTCGAAGGCATCAAGCCTGACCGCCGCGCAATCTTTCCTGCCGGCCTGGCGATTCTCGAAGCGATCTTCGACGCCCTCGAACTGCAACGCATGGACCACTGCGAAGGCGCCCTGCGCGAAGGTGTGCTCTATGACCTGCTGGGCCGTCATCACCATGAAGACGTCCGTGAACGCACCCTCAGCTCGCTGATGGAGCGTTATCACGTCGATCTGGAACAGGCGGCGCGGGTCGAACGCAAAGCCCTGCATGCCTTTGATCAAGTGGCCAAGGATTGGGACCTGGACGACGGCGTCTGGCGCGAACTGCTCGGCTGGGCCGCCAAGGTCCATGAAGTGGGCCTGGACATCGCCCACTATCAGTACCACAAGCACGGCGCCTACCTGATCGAGCACTCGGACCTCGCCGGGTTCTCCCGCGAAGACCAACTGATGCTCGCGCTACTGGTGCGTGGTCACCGGCGCAATATTCCCAAGGACCGGTTTGCCGATTTTGGCGATGACGGCATCAAGCTGATTCGCCTGTGCGTGCTGCTGCGCTTTGCGATTCTGTTCCATCACATCCGCGGCACCCAGGAAATGCCGCAGGTCGTCTTGCACGCCAAGCGCGACAGCCTCGATGTGCTATTTCCGGAAAACTGGCTGGACGAAAACCAACTGACCCAGGCCGATTTCGCCCTTGAAGCGGAATGGCTGACCCGGGTCAGCTTCACGCTGAACGTGCGCTAA
- the ppk1 gene encoding polyphosphate kinase 1: MNTEGLTEVAVKEAQPVVEQIAETPPELEPAPPAAVTEPVTAAPAIAIPGLDDSSLYIHRELSQLQFNIRVLEQALDESYPLLERLKFLLIFSSNLDEFFEIRVAGLKKQITFAREQAGADGLQPHQALARISELVHGHVDRQYAILNDILLPELEKHQVRFIRRRHWTTKIKTWVRRYFRDEIAPIITPIGLDPTHPFPLLVNKSLNFIVELEGIDAFGRDSGLAIIPAPRLLPRVIKLPEEVGGAGDNYVFLSSMIHAHADDLFQGMKVKGCYQFRLTRNADLAVDTEDVEDLARALRGELFSRRYGDAVRLEVADTCPKHLSDYLLKQFNLHETELYQVNGPVNLTRLFSITGLDSQRALQYMPFTPQIPKLLQNSENIFSVISKQDILLLHPFESFTPVVDLLRQAAKDPHVLAVRQTLYRSGANSEIVDALVDAARNGKEVTAVIELRARFDEESNLQLASRLQAAGAVVIYGVVGFKTHAKMMLILRREAGEIVRYAHLGTGNYHAANARLYTDYSLLTSDDALCEDVGKLFSQLIGMGKTLRMKKLLHAPFTLKKGMLDMIARETQFALDGKPAHIIAKFNSLTDPKIIRALYKASQSGVRIDLVVRGMCCLRPGIAGVSHNIHVRSIIGRFLEHTRVFYFLNGGEEQMFLSSADWMERNLDKRVETCFPVEGKKLIMRVKKELELYLTDNTHSWSLQADGRYIRNTPTGNQNPRSAQATLLERLGSPILTVR; encoded by the coding sequence ATGAATACCGAAGGACTCACTGAAGTTGCCGTAAAAGAAGCTCAACCGGTGGTCGAGCAAATCGCCGAGACCCCGCCGGAGCTGGAGCCCGCTCCGCCCGCGGCGGTCACGGAACCCGTGACCGCCGCGCCGGCGATTGCCATTCCCGGCCTGGATGACAGCAGCCTGTATATCCATCGCGAGCTATCGCAACTGCAGTTCAACATCCGCGTGCTGGAACAGGCGCTGGACGAGTCCTATCCATTGCTGGAGCGGCTGAAGTTTCTGCTGATCTTCTCCAGCAACCTGGACGAGTTCTTCGAGATTCGCGTGGCCGGCCTGAAAAAGCAGATCACCTTCGCCCGTGAACAAGCCGGCGCCGATGGCCTGCAACCGCACCAGGCCCTGGCCCGCATCAGCGAACTGGTACACGGTCACGTCGACCGCCAGTACGCGATCCTCAACGACATTCTGTTGCCGGAGCTGGAAAAACATCAGGTCCGCTTCATCCGTCGGCGTCACTGGACCACCAAGATCAAAACCTGGGTGCGCCGCTATTTCCGCGACGAGATCGCGCCGATCATCACCCCGATCGGCCTCGACCCGACGCACCCGTTCCCGTTGCTGGTGAACAAGAGCCTGAACTTCATCGTCGAACTCGAAGGCATCGACGCCTTCGGTCGCGATTCCGGTCTGGCGATCATCCCGGCGCCACGCCTTTTGCCGCGCGTCATCAAGTTGCCGGAAGAAGTGGGCGGCGCGGGCGACAACTATGTGTTCCTGTCGTCGATGATCCATGCGCACGCCGATGACTTGTTCCAGGGCATGAAGGTCAAGGGCTGCTACCAGTTCCGCCTGACCCGGAACGCCGACCTCGCGGTCGATACCGAAGACGTGGAAGACCTGGCCCGCGCGTTGCGCGGCGAGTTGTTCTCCCGTCGCTACGGTGACGCGGTGCGGCTGGAAGTCGCCGACACGTGCCCGAAACACCTGTCCGACTACTTGCTCAAGCAGTTCAACCTGCACGAGACCGAGCTGTATCAGGTCAACGGCCCGGTCAACCTGACTCGCCTGTTCAGCATTACCGGCCTGGACAGTCAGCGCGCCCTGCAATACATGCCGTTCACCCCGCAGATCCCGAAACTGCTGCAGAACAGCGAGAACATCTTCAGCGTGATCAGCAAGCAGGACATCCTGCTGCTGCACCCGTTCGAGTCGTTTACCCCGGTCGTCGACCTGCTGCGCCAGGCCGCGAAGGACCCGCATGTCTTGGCGGTCCGCCAGACGTTGTACCGCTCCGGCGCGAACTCGGAAATCGTCGATGCGCTGGTCGATGCCGCGCGTAACGGCAAAGAGGTTACCGCGGTAATCGAGTTGCGCGCGCGGTTCGATGAAGAGTCCAACCTGCAACTGGCCAGCCGTCTGCAAGCGGCCGGTGCGGTGGTGATTTACGGCGTGGTCGGCTTCAAGACCCACGCCAAGATGATGCTGATTCTGCGTCGCGAGGCCGGCGAGATCGTGCGTTATGCGCATTTGGGCACGGGCAACTACCACGCGGCCAACGCCCGCCTGTACACCGACTACAGCTTGCTGACCTCGGACGACGCCTTGTGCGAAGACGTCGGCAAACTGTTCAGCCAACTGATCGGCATGGGTAAAACCCTGCGCATGAAGAAGCTGCTGCACGCGCCGTTCACGTTGAAGAAGGGCATGCTCGACATGATTGCCCGCGAAACCCAGTTCGCCCTCGACGGCAAGCCGGCGCACATCATCGCCAAATTCAACTCGCTGACCGATCCGAAGATCATCCGCGCGCTGTACAAGGCCAGCCAGTCTGGCGTGCGCATCGATCTGGTGGTGCGCGGTATGTGCTGCCTGCGGCCGGGCATCGCCGGGGTCTCGCACAATATTCACGTGCGCTCGATCATCGGTCGCTTCCTGGAACACACCCGGGTCTTCTACTTCCTCAATGGCGGCGAAGAGCAGATGTTCCTGTCCAGCGCCGACTGGATGGAGCGCAACCTCGACAAGCGCGTCGAGACTTGCTTCCCGGTGGAAGGCAAGAAGCTGATCATGCGGGTCAAGAAAGAGTTGGAACTGTATCTCACCGATAACACTCACAGCTGGAGCCTGCAGGCGGACGGTCGCTACATCCGCAATACGCCAACCGGCAACCAGAACCCGCGCAGTGCGCAGGCGACCTTGCTGGAGCGGTTGGGTAGTCCGATCCTGACTGTTCGATAA
- a CDS encoding amino acid ABC transporter permease translates to MSDFTFWDVVRNLLTGLQWTLALSMVAFIGGGLIGLLIMVMRLSKKPLPRNIARTYIELFQGTPLLMQLFLVFFGVALAGVEISPWMAAALALTLFTSAYLAEIWRGCVDSIPNGQWEASSSLALNPLEQLRYVILPQALRIAVAPTVGFSVQVVKGTAVTSIIGFTELTKTGGMLANATFEPFMVYGLVALGYFLLCYPLSLSARYLERRLHASA, encoded by the coding sequence ATGAGCGATTTCACTTTCTGGGACGTCGTACGCAACCTGCTCACCGGCCTGCAATGGACCCTGGCGTTGTCGATGGTGGCGTTTATCGGCGGCGGACTGATCGGCTTGCTGATCATGGTCATGCGCCTCTCGAAAAAGCCCCTGCCGCGCAACATTGCCCGCACCTACATCGAGTTGTTCCAGGGTACGCCGCTGTTGATGCAGCTGTTTCTGGTGTTTTTCGGCGTGGCGCTGGCCGGCGTGGAGATTTCGCCGTGGATGGCCGCGGCACTGGCCCTGACGCTGTTCACCAGCGCCTATCTGGCGGAGATCTGGCGCGGCTGCGTCGATTCAATTCCCAACGGCCAGTGGGAAGCCTCGTCGAGCCTGGCGCTCAATCCGCTGGAGCAACTGCGTTACGTGATCCTGCCGCAAGCGCTGCGCATCGCCGTGGCGCCAACCGTGGGCTTCTCGGTGCAAGTAGTCAAAGGCACCGCCGTGACCTCAATCATCGGCTTCACCGAACTGACCAAGACCGGCGGCATGCTCGCCAACGCGACCTTCGAACCCTTCATGGTCTATGGCCTCGTGGCCCTCGGTTACTTCCTGCTCTGCTACCCCTTGTCCCTCAGTGCGCGCTATCTGGAAAGGAGACTGCATGCCTCTGCTTAG
- the hemB gene encoding porphobilinogen synthase — MSFTPANRLFPATRLRRNRRDDFSRRLVRENFLTVDDLILPVFVLDGENRREAVASMPGVERLTIDLLLEEAAKWVELGIPALALFPVTPPELKSLDAAEAWNPNGIAQRATRALRAQFPELGVITDVALDPFTTHGQDGILDEEGYVQNDITVDALVKQALSHAEAGAQVVAPSDMMDGRIQAIREALELADHVNVRIMAYSAKYASAYYGPFRDAVGSALNLGKANKASYQMDPANSNEALHEVAADLSEGADMVMVKPGMPYLDILYRVKEEFKVPTFVYQVSGEYAMHMAAIQNGWLSEGVILESLTAFKRAGADGILTYFAVRAAQLLREQK, encoded by the coding sequence GTGAGCTTTACCCCCGCCAACCGTTTGTTTCCTGCAACCCGCCTGCGTCGCAACCGCCGTGATGATTTCTCGCGTCGACTGGTCCGTGAAAACTTTCTGACCGTCGATGACCTGATCCTGCCGGTGTTCGTGCTGGACGGTGAAAACCGTCGCGAAGCGGTGGCGTCGATGCCGGGCGTGGAGCGCCTGACCATCGATCTGTTGCTTGAAGAAGCGGCCAAGTGGGTCGAGTTGGGGATTCCCGCGCTGGCGCTGTTCCCGGTGACGCCACCGGAGCTCAAGTCCCTGGACGCCGCCGAAGCCTGGAACCCTAACGGCATTGCCCAGCGCGCCACCCGCGCACTGCGTGCGCAGTTCCCGGAACTGGGGGTGATCACCGACGTGGCGCTCGACCCGTTTACCACCCACGGTCAGGATGGCATCCTCGATGAAGAAGGCTACGTGCAGAACGACATTACTGTCGACGCACTGGTCAAGCAGGCCCTGTCCCACGCAGAGGCCGGCGCTCAGGTGGTAGCCCCGTCGGACATGATGGACGGTCGCATCCAGGCCATCCGCGAAGCCCTCGAGCTGGCCGATCACGTCAACGTGCGGATCATGGCCTACTCGGCCAAGTACGCCAGCGCTTATTACGGCCCGTTCCGCGATGCGGTGGGTTCGGCGCTGAACCTGGGCAAGGCCAACAAGGCCTCCTATCAGATGGACCCGGCCAACAGCAACGAAGCCCTGCACGAAGTGGCGGCGGACTTGTCAGAAGGCGCGGACATGGTCATGGTCAAGCCGGGCATGCCGTATCTGGACATCCTTTACCGGGTCAAAGAAGAATTTAAAGTGCCGACCTTTGTGTATCAGGTCAGCGGTGAATACGCCATGCACATGGCGGCCATCCAGAATGGCTGGTTGAGTGAAGGGGTGATCCTTGAATCCCTGACCGCTTTTAAACGTGCAGGTGCTGATGGCATCCTGACTTACTTTGCCGTGCGTGCCGCTCAATTGTTACGAGAGCAGAAATAG
- a CDS encoding amino acid ABC transporter ATP-binding protein: MPLLRISALHKYYGDHHVLKGIDLSVEEGQVVAIIGRSGSGKSTLLRTLNGLESINDGVIEVDGEYLDAARADLRSLRQKVGMVFQQFNLFPHLTVGENVMLAPQVVQKVPKAKAVELAREMLERVGLGEKFDAFPDRLSGGQQQRVAIARALAMSPKVLLCDEITSALDPELVNEVLSVVRQLAKEGMTLIMVTHEMRFAREVGDKLVFMHHGKVHEVGDPKILFANPQTAELANFIGTVEATA; encoded by the coding sequence ATGCCTCTGCTTAGAATTTCCGCCCTGCATAAATATTACGGCGACCACCATGTGCTCAAAGGCATCGACCTGAGCGTCGAGGAAGGCCAGGTAGTGGCGATCATCGGCCGCAGCGGTTCAGGCAAATCCACCTTGCTGCGCACCCTCAATGGCCTGGAATCGATCAACGACGGCGTAATTGAAGTCGACGGCGAATACCTCGACGCCGCCCGCGCCGACTTGCGCAGCCTGCGGCAAAAAGTCGGGATGGTGTTTCAGCAGTTCAACCTGTTCCCGCACCTGACCGTGGGTGAAAACGTGATGCTCGCACCGCAGGTGGTGCAAAAAGTGCCGAAGGCCAAAGCGGTCGAACTGGCGCGGGAGATGCTGGAACGGGTCGGGCTGGGCGAAAAGTTTGATGCCTTTCCGGATCGGCTGTCGGGCGGACAGCAGCAGCGGGTGGCGATTGCCCGGGCGTTGGCGATGTCACCCAAAGTCTTGTTGTGCGACGAGATCACCTCGGCGCTGGACCCGGAACTGGTCAATGAGGTGCTGAGCGTGGTTCGGCAGCTGGCCAAAGAAGGGATGACGCTGATCATGGTCACCCATGAAATGCGCTTTGCCCGGGAGGTTGGGGATAAGTTGGTGTTCATGCACCATGGCAAGGTGCATGAGGTGGGGGATCCGAAGATTTTGTTTGCGAATCCGCAGACGGCGGAGTTGGCGAATTTCATCGGGACGGTAGAAGCGACAGCCTGA